The genomic region ATAATCAACCTGGTTAGCAAACGCAACGGGAACAACACCATCATCGCTTCCATCGTGGAAGTGCGCGTGCCAAGCGCCAGCAAAACTGGTACGAACCGTCAGCAAGGACACACGCATCGCCCTGAGAGTTTTGTCAGGCGTGCACACActtgtttttaaaagaaaatgaatcgGCACCGGCAGCAACACATTCCTGCCGCCGAGTGCTATGTCATGTCGAGCGTAATTGAGTTTGAAAAGAATGCCGTCTAAAACTCTGCGTGAAAAGAGCAGAGCTGCTCGGCTTTGCGGCGTTGCGTTGGCCGGCTCGTAAGACTCCCACATGTCTGCCATTCATCACCGGGCTGACAACTAAAAGAATCCCCTCCCCCGCTCACAGCTCTGAGGTCAGGTTGCGCTGGCAGGAGCAGTAATACGTTAAAAGCCCCGTTAtcctttttcactttttggatcTCTGGCTGACCGTTAAATTTCTCCTGTCTCCAGACTACTTGGTGCCCCTCCTCAGCTCCGTCTTCATCGTCCTCTGGGTCCTTGTGCTCATTTTGCTCTTACTGTGGTGCATGCGTCGACGGCGGAAACAGAGCAActccggtggcggcggcggcggaggcggcgcAGCGGCCTCCAGCTCGGAGGACAACACCACCAACAATGTGCGCGAGCAGCTGAACCAGATCAAGAACCCCATCGAGAAACACGTGGGCCTCTCGGTGGCCATCAAAGACTACGAAAACAAGAACTCCATCATTGCCAATATTAGGACAAATCACCCCGAGGGGGACGAGGACGACAAGGAGAGGCACCTCCAGAAAAGCCGCTTTGCCAAACAGCCAGCGTACACGCTAGTGGAGCGGGATGAGAAGATCTCCAGCCCTAACTCCACATCCAAACACCCAAATTGGACTAATAAACAGGACAACAGAGACTTGGAGACGGCAAACAGCATAAACAGAATGGACTACATAGTATAGCGGACAGCTGTGTTGCTGTGCAACCGAGCCTTAAACGTCTTCGCACCCCGGTGGTGGGTGAACGAGGGGAGCTTTGGCATGCCTGGTTGGTAAACCATTATGTCAGTGGTGACCCCGCAGTATTTTCCCATTTTGCCCGTGTTAATTTAAATTTTGACAAGCTGGCTTACACTGGCAGTGACGGTTGCTTTGGTTGGCTGGAAACACAAAGCACTGGTATACATTTCACTGTAGAATGTTAAGTTTACTCCACTACATTTAAGTCCCACCCCCAGCCTGCCCCTCCTCCATTTCTTTTACTTTTATGTATTTAGTGGACACATGGAATGGGCTCCTGTTGTAATAGTTGTACAATGACTAAAACAACCCTGTTGTATTCAGCACTAGAGCTAATCATTTTAGTgttctttgaatttttttttttttttttttgtaccgttTTGGAGAAAGTGCCTTTTTCAGCTTTAGATTTTGCCACtgtcaaatgagaaaaaaaaaaaagaaaagaaaaaatgatcaactttattatttatttttatttgggggggaGAGCGAGAGGAGGATGGGGTGGGTTTAATGTCAGCAATTGCTGCCAATATGAAGAATTTATGATGATTTAGAACATGTAgatatgtacattttttttattaatcatTGTGTATATGtgatttattaatttaataatcAAGAGCCTTAAGATATCATTCCTTTTTATTTATATGTTCTGTCTAGTTTGAAGGTTTTGATAGCTGTGGAAGCTTACCATTTCTTTCAATGACCGTTTTCTTCCAATGCGTTCTATAAAGCCAAATGTCAGAAACTACAGGCACTTTTGGCCTAAGACttattttttacacatttgacattttgttcatttgttgCCAGGACATTGACTGAAGGCAAGGGCAGATAAATAAAGGCTGCTTGCTGTGAGGGATGGACATGGTGGCAGACATATTGCTTGCCATCAGACAGTAAGGGAACAAAAATGTCCGAACGCAGCCTCAAACGTTTCACTCTCACATTTCAAAGGCTGTCGAGATCCGGCAACATGACAAGGCAGGTCACATGACTACGTCAAGCAAGGATTCCCATCCGCATTAGTCAGCATGATATCATAAGCTAGACTGTGAGTACTTGAAGAGTAGATTGGCGATGGGAACACTGTAGAACCACATTAAAGACACTGCCTCCCTTGACAAagtttttgatttgatttgtttctGAGCACACAGTTTAATGAGGCTCCTAAGACAAACATGTTAATCTCATTTGTTAACTCTTTTGAGAGCATGGCAacatttttgtccatttttgacttgtttgaacTTGAGAACAATGTGTTGATCTGGCAATATATTTTTGAAAGTTgtatttattaaatattttgtatgaAAAGAGAATTAAAGATGTCTTTGTTCTAGATAGCATGTGTGTGATGAGCGTGAGTCTCTCGGgcatttgggctttgaatataTTTAAGTGCTGGACAAGGTAAGGCTTACTAAGGTTTGCACTCGCCTAAAACATTTCTATTCTGTCAGTCATAGATTGGTCTTTCAGTGCCAGGTcgaaatagccgactggttagtgacaCGAGCTCTTTCTCGGAAAGAacttggttcgatcccaggtgtGAGCATAAACTTATATGTACTTTTAGAATTGGAACTTCACCTTATATGCGTATGCAAATATTTACgtgtaaatacataaggtgGCCCCACCCCCAACTTAGCGGAGCTAATGATCAATACATTGATTTGCTCCGCTAACATGTCATtcggacactttattaggtacaccgctattttcaagtgtacctaataacaggccactttattagggaaatacattggtcaaaggtcacaggtgtcaagctctagtcctcggggccgcgttccaatatgatTTCCAAGTTagcctcgttaaacacacctgcgtgaaaagttttggtcattttcacgttctgcaggagctaaaacttttcacgcaggtgcacttaacgagggaatcacacagacactccattaggtacaccgccattttcaagtgtgcctaataacaggccactttattaaggaaatatcatggtcaaaggtcacaggtgtcaagctctagtcctcggggccgcgttccaatatgatTTCCAAGTTagcctcgttaaacacacctgcgtgaaaagttttggtcattttcacgttctgcaggagctaaaacttttcacgcaggtgcacttaacgagggaatcacacagacactccattaggtacaccgccattttcaagtgtgcctaataacaggccactttattaaggaaatatcatggtcaaaggtcacaggtgtcaagctctagtcctcggggccgcgttccaatatgttttccaagttaccctcgttaaacacacctgcgtgaaaagttttggtcattttcacgttctgcaggagctcaaacttttcacgcaggtgcatttaacgagggaatcacacggacactccattaggtacaccaccattttcaagtgtacctaataacaggccactttattagggaaatatcatggtcaaaggtcacaggtgtcaagctctagtcctcggggccgcgttccaacatgttttccaagatttccTCGTTcatcattcggacactccattaggtacactgccatttttaggtgtacctaataacaggccacttcattagggaaaaatcatggccaaagctgtaatgaaagtgaaaagtcccacacccgccctcacctcctgattggctggttgatctgtgacgtcacacggacactccattaggtacaccaccattttcagtgTGGAGcccccgagcagacagccgaccacatcatcaacacctgccccctatatagaccaccctcagaggccggcctcttcgacctgggaccagagatgctggcgtggctccacgacaccaagttggagctctgacgttacacgagagagtggtgtacctaataactttatgcattttttgtacgtgaCAGGAATGTGTATtcgactacttgctctttattttgggggacaccaacacatattacacaacgtaaaacacatatacatattgtcatataaagcacttaaccaaatgtcagatttttgttttcatgctcccaaaaaaaataaaaacaaggaataaaacaccagacaagttttaacataaatgtttatttgaatataataataatacaagtacatttcaaacgagcaatctaatgtgaaatggcagtagatatattggataacaatgtTTAGGCCTATATATGCATatacgttatttaaaaactactataagtgttataaaatcaaaataaaatcaatcataatcTCCCTGTTGTTGCATAACGatgcgatgaactggaaatgcaaaccactcactcactgactcgttcactcacaggtccgttcagttggtgaacgggaaatgcaattcacgactcgttcgtgaaagggaagttacgtcatttgcttcttcgttttgttttatggcgaggtggcaccagcttcaatgcgcattaccaacacctactggttgaagtcatatgaactgaaaaaagaacgaatcactttaggaagtgaaaagatttgttcttttgaacgaatcattTACTCACGAGTCAGCACTAGTCTTTGTAGGCTTCGTTTAATTACGCCCTGCAGACTCGCTAGTTTGAGGGGCTTTAACAAGTTCATAAGCTTCTTACCTCTCGAGAACGACTTAAAACACATGAAAGCTTAAACACTTCAGTGGGTTACTCAAAAACACCATATTTGCGCTGTCTTTATAAGATTTGGCCACTTTATATTAGCTCCAATTACATCAGTTCCTTCTGAGGAAGCCACCAATGATCTGATGGTTAGTGTTGGATAAACATTTACTGTCAATGTACTACGAGCATCAGGCTCCTGGAACGCATGAGTAAGACATTGAACAGATCTCTATCATATATCATCATGGTTGTTTTCCGATGACAAGCGGGcaatctgtctttttttttttaccctggggaaaaaaatgatttattcagACTATAAAATGTCTATCCAGTAAAACCAAGGTTTATTAAAAGAGTATATTATAGGGTGACATGTCATCGAGTAGAGAGCATCATAAGTTTTCAATTGAGTTCGGAGTCGTTACCCTGCACTCTTAAGGAACGTGTGGCTCTTGACAGATGCTCAGCTGGCACAGACTGTGGATCTTGATTTCTTCCTAGAGTGTCAAACGCCTTGGTActaacaaataaaagcacacatTTCAAACGTGTCTGTTGACTGAAACGAAAGTCTTATGCCGCAGTACAAGTGAAAGGTCTGGCCACATTGGTGGCATTTCATGTTGGGAATCGTAAGTGCAGACATGAGTATGAATGGAAATGATGTATGAATGAAAACGttctaacaataaaaaaaaaaagagcgagggagagagaaatCAAACAGATGAAATAAATCTGGAAACAGCAATCAATCACAGCAGAGCTTGAGCAGGGAAAGCGGACAGTTTACAGACACATGGGAGCCAGTATTTCAGCTTAAAAGCCATGACATACTGCATGGCTCCTGCCTGTCTGAAATCCCCAATCTTTAACACAAAACCCGAGTCTAAACTCCAATTAAGGGTTTTTAACTTTCATTTGCAAGCCTCTCTTGACCACCACTACTTATGGGTGGAGGCGAAGTCTGTTTCAAGTATTTGACAAAACATAACTCAAAACGCTCATGTATCAATTATGTGCGCTGTATTGGAGCTGCATGTGTGGTTTTGTGTGAAAAGAATAGTAATTGTAGTAAAGGGCCATGTGTGTGTACAATTGCAAGGGCGGGCGGGGGTGATGGAGCCTGACACAATTTTGTTTCTATATGGATGGCGTCAGGCATTTTTACTGTAGCTTCACTGTCCCCCTCAGGACCTCTTCACTCGTCGTAATCTCGAGGTTCTGGGCACATTTTCACTTCCCTCCTCCCCGCCTGTGAATCTGGAACTAATAGAGGCGCCTGAGGATGCAAGCTTGACAGATAGGCCCCTCCGACTTGCGGCCGGCCTGTTTTGGTTCGTCTGTGCTGTGTTATTGCTTGCGAGGGGGAGCCTTTGGTTCCGTTTCCCTGGAGTAAGCAGCTCTACTTGCGCTGTGGTTTCCTTGTACTCTGCGACTGGGAAAGCCTTGGACGCTGCTGCCTTGGTTTCGTCTGGAGGaaggggcggcggcggcagaagaGGCTCGTGTTCGGATGTTTGCGTCAAGCGCTCACTGGCGCGAGTTGGCATTGTGGCTGGAGGTCCTTTGAGGCCTGTCCTCTTGGTCTTCGGTGGGCGAGGGTCTTCGGAATCCCTGGGTTTACCTCTCTTGCTCCGCCTGGTTCCTGGACTGATTTCAAGTGGGTACAAAACTGCTGAGGCCAAGTTTGGCTTCTTCGTGTTGTCTGGGGAACAATTATCATTTTTCCTCTGATAGGTCAGGCTTTGGTTCTGAGTCACAGCATTGGAGCAGGGTGGTTGTTGCTCAGGTTTCTGAGGGGGCATACTTCCAGTACTGCAGACACTCACTGTTGAGCTTGCGTAGGAGTTCTGAGCATCACGTGTCCCGCTTTGGTCTTCAACGCAGGCTCTTTGCTCAACTTGCTGCTCCCCCTCATTGGGATCCCGGTGCTCTTGCTGGACATTAGATTTTTGGGCTCTGAACAAGACAAGCAGATACTTGAGCATCCTGTCTGACTGGAGGGGTCGGAAAGTTCTGAATTAGATCATACTTACATCTTTTGAAGCGCAGTCTTCTTTATTTTTGTGGCGCAGTTGAAAGACTCTTGGATTTCTCCCACTCTGGAAAAATATTCCGATCTGCTTTGTTCGCTCAGCTCGGTCTAGAGAGGACAAACAGAATCCgtgtaaacaaaaaatattatcCCTGGAAACCTTGGGAAAGTTTTGGCTCTGCTGCAGACAGCTGTCATCTTCTAGCAGTGTCGGACAACATTCAACagaatgcattaaaaaaaaaaaaaaaaaaagcacacacgcacacaactaGATCAAGTCAAACCCAAAAACCTGCACTGAATAGGAATACGTAAATTTATAGTTGATCGAAAAGGTCCATGTGTGGAAAGCAACAAACCGTTATTACCGTTATTATTAAGTATATTCAACTTACACTTCGATGGTTTTAGGCTTTTTTAATGACCATGTAtggtaaggcttttttttttttttaaatgatcgtGTACAGTAAGGCATTTTTTTGTATAGTACagctttaataaaaaaaaataaaaaaaacatgtatagtaatacttttttaaatgaacataACACTATTTAAAAATAGTATCCTAGCTAGTATTTAAAATTAGAACCCTTTCAACTACAGTCAGAAAGGGAAACAATGTAACAAAGGTCCTGAAAGCTATTTATGGGTGTACTATATTCAATTATCATACAATTATACGTTGACATAATACTGCGTCCTTGAACCAAATTAAAAGTAAAACCATACTATGgttaaaacattatttttcagATCATTGCTAGACTATAAAGTGGTTGGTAAACTGATCAATCCAATATGAGAAAAGCCAATGTGGTGAGCTCTGGCTTGCAAACTGTCTCCAGTCTCCAAACACATTAGAGGAAAAATTGTTTGTGACAGTTACATGAAATGGAAGAAGGAATACGGAAACTGGGACATGGAGtctgtgaccaaaaaaaaaaaaaaaaaaaaagacttgaaaTGCATTCATATTATTTGTTGTGTTCTGGACTGAATGGAGGTGAAGAATGCGACACGCGACACCAAGCTACAAATGGGACAAGATAACACAGAATAAAATGGAAAAGTGAAATTTGGAGGGGGGCTCACATTAGGAAAGATATTCCCTGAGTTTGACCACTGCCAGCAAGCTGTCCATCTTGCCCACAAACAACGAATGCTCACACAGGAAGTCTTCCACAGAATGCCTTTTGTGCACAGATTGAGTCACAACTTGTGTAGGCAGAATGTCAGTCTTTTACGATCGTTTTGTTATTCACTGGGGGATGACAGCCTTTGGATTGGGGACAATGACCCAAATACAAGCCCATTCCCAGCCAACACACCAATAACAATTCTGAGAAAGGTGTGGGTGCAGTCAAGTGCACTGCAAAGCCTTGAATGTCCTTTCATCCGTTTACTATGAATAAACggcgtttaaaaaataaacttgaaagaaaaatcaacaaGAAGCCGATAGGAGGTTCTCTGAGAACGATGCCCGTCTTTTTGCGTCGGCGCAACTTCAAAAGAGTGgcagaaggaaggaaagagaaAGAAGTTGGATATATATAGAGACTGAAAGTCGGCGACGGAAATGGGATGGTTCATCACCAGGGGTGTCCAGAAATTTCACTTTGTAGTAACTGGTGGAGGGAAAACAAACCATCAGTTGGagcatcaataataataataataataataataataagtctcTACATTGCCATAACATTTAAACCTGTAATGTCAGTTCTATTGTTTATAGTGAGGCTCTGCACCCCACTGAGACTTCTTAATTCAATGGAAAACTAACTACAGATAttttgatgataatgatgatataGGGCTGacatgacccccccaaaaaaagaacacattgaAACAATTTAATCCCTCACTCAAGTGGAGTGTTGAAATGCTTTTCATTCAACGGCCTGAGAGCTAAATTATCATGGCAAGCATACAAAAGGATTACATTGGCACcaataataatgataagaagaagaaaaactttCACTGCTGGAGCAGAAAATCTCTCCCGCAGAGAAGCGAGTCCACTGCCTCCGTCCCTCACACTAGTGAAGAAGAACGCCCTGTTTGTCTAAACTCACCACATCTCCCTTGCACAAAATCAACAAACATGCTTGGGCATGGACTGGTGTTTGTGGATACACCCATACTGTAAGGATTAACAGAGCCCACCGGTGTGCTCTCGTTGTGCAAAACAATCAAGGCTGCCATATGACACGAGACGGGACAGAACCACGTGTAATCTCGGCCCAGGTGGAGATCGCACCCTCGGGTCCCTTGGGAAAATTGCAGCGCAGGCTGTTGTGAGACAGCAACAACTGAGGCGTACTGAGGTGATGAGTAAACACAAAGGCCAATCCAGAAGAAGTGGTGGAGTGTGGAGGGGGCTGTACTGGAAACACATCTGCTCTGCCTTTGATCCAAACTTCTGCAGCCCAGCATGCCGCTCACCTCCGCTGCCCACTCTGCGCCAGACTAGAAAACAACGGCCACAATGCTAAACACTTGCTCTTCCTTCCCATGCTGCCCTACCCACTGCTGGTGCTGACTCACCATAGGAGCAACTCTTTAAACAGGATTTGAGTGGAGAAAGGTCAAGGGAAACTCTCATAGCAAAGTCTGTGCCTCGTGTGTCCAAAGTGCTGCACTTCACTAGTGCTTTTCGACTaatacaacaaaatggatttacATTGCCCAAAGTATTTGCTTACCTGTCTTGACTCGTGTATACATTTGAATGGCGTTCCATT from Syngnathus typhle isolate RoL2023-S1 ecotype Sweden linkage group LG8, RoL_Styp_1.0, whole genome shotgun sequence harbors:
- the slx4ip gene encoding protein SLX4IP isoform X2, which encodes MAPLKFVIKCGNFAVLVDLHVLPLGSQEDASWFTTSDIEEVTALIRDAVDQRVKQFTESLEKGRQPKHKKELAPASAFVVKGKHFNLVANFLKRHFNLRCIFKQHQGELRVFPERYVVCVSRPEDAAVHYTKPSSTTTELSEQSRSEYFSRVGEIQESFNCATKIKKTALQKIAQKSNVQQEHRDPNEGEQQVEQRACVEDQSGTRDAQNSYASSTVSVCSTGSMPPQKPEQQPPCSNAVTQNQSLTYQRKNDNCSPDNTKKPNLASAVLYPLEISPGTRRSKRGKPRDSEDPRPPKTKRTGLKGPPATMPTRASERLTQTSEHEPLLPPPPLPPDETKAAASKAFPVAEYKETTAQVELLTPGKRNQRLPLASNNTAQTNQNRPAASRRGLSVKLASSGASISSRFTGGEEGSENVPRTSRLRRVKRS
- the slx4ip gene encoding protein SLX4IP isoform X3; translated protein: MILVRGFCCIKTDCVYTGFRCKITLRKCDVISSSPMTARKFKTISVWELCRAGGSPRPAPGQPRGRQLVYYKRHRGKHFNLVANFLKRHFNLRCIFKQHQGELRVFPERYVVCVSRPEDAAVHYTKPSSTTTELSEQSRSEYFSRVGEIQESFNCATKIKKTALQKIAQKSNVQQEHRDPNEGEQQVEQRACVEDQSGTRDAQNSYASSTVSVCSTGSMPPQKPEQQPPCSNAVTQNQSLTYQRKNDNCSPDNTKKPNLASAVLYPLEISPGTRRSKRGKPRDSEDPRPPKTKRTGLKGPPATMPTRASERLTQTSEHEPLLPPPPLPPDETKAAASKAFPVAEYKETTAQVELLTPGKRNQRLPLASNNTAQTNQNRPAASRRGLSVKLASSGASISSRFTGGEEGSENVPRTSRLRRVKRS
- the slx4ip gene encoding protein SLX4IP isoform X1, producing the protein MAPLKFVIKNTIASEVHITARDCACFYFHQGTQCGNFAVLVDLHVLPLGSQEDASWFTTSDIEEVTALIRDAVDQRVKQFTESLEKGRQPKHKKELAPASAFVVKGKHFNLVANFLKRHFNLRCIFKQHQGELRVFPERYVVCVSRPEDAAVHYTKPSSTTTELSEQSRSEYFSRVGEIQESFNCATKIKKTALQKIAQKSNVQQEHRDPNEGEQQVEQRACVEDQSGTRDAQNSYASSTVSVCSTGSMPPQKPEQQPPCSNAVTQNQSLTYQRKNDNCSPDNTKKPNLASAVLYPLEISPGTRRSKRGKPRDSEDPRPPKTKRTGLKGPPATMPTRASERLTQTSEHEPLLPPPPLPPDETKAAASKAFPVAEYKETTAQVELLTPGKRNQRLPLASNNTAQTNQNRPAASRRGLSVKLASSGASISSRFTGGEEGSENVPRTSRLRRVKRS